The proteins below are encoded in one region of Microbispora sp. NBC_01189:
- a CDS encoding undecaprenyl/decaprenyl-phosphate alpha-N-acetylglucosaminyl 1-phosphate transferase: protein MREYLLLALVAAAVTYLLVPPVRVFALRIGAAPEVRERDVHKVPTPRLGGLAMFGGMAAALLVATNLPYVGGAFDSGQTGNTVLALLAAGGLIVVTGFLDDWLGMDALVKFGGQVAAGAVLVKFGMYLQWLPLPQFMGGSQGLDTTLYTILTIMIVVVVINAVNFVDGLDGLAAGIVGIAAAATFAYSIVLQQTASGSRINGTAAIAAILIGMCAGFLPHNFHPAKIFMGDTGAMLIGLLLATSMITILSSVEPDAIVGKINKFPVILPLVLPIAVVVLPLADLIMAVVRRTSAGLSPFAPDRGHLHHRMLDIGHSHRRSVLIMYAWTFLFAFTIVGLSIVGVGVVVFPLTIAFAVAVLVIMGLPRWRSRRTLARDQKAVAHAAPGVAVAGPAHPVSSARPARPTTSEHDTLVFPVVPAPAPPLASGRHASGAPGQAAPVVPGQAAPGRLPASGRNPYPGQGPSGAGTIPPTTSVTDTQTLR, encoded by the coding sequence GTGCGGGAATATCTCCTCTTGGCACTCGTGGCGGCAGCGGTGACGTATCTGCTCGTGCCGCCGGTCCGGGTGTTCGCGCTGCGTATCGGCGCCGCACCCGAGGTGCGGGAGCGGGACGTGCACAAGGTGCCCACCCCGCGGCTGGGCGGACTGGCGATGTTCGGCGGGATGGCCGCGGCGCTGCTGGTGGCGACCAACCTCCCGTACGTCGGCGGCGCGTTCGACAGCGGTCAGACGGGCAACACGGTGCTCGCTCTCCTGGCGGCCGGCGGCCTGATCGTCGTCACCGGGTTCCTGGACGACTGGCTCGGCATGGACGCGCTGGTCAAGTTCGGCGGCCAGGTCGCGGCCGGTGCCGTGCTCGTCAAATTCGGCATGTATCTCCAGTGGCTCCCGCTGCCGCAGTTCATGGGCGGGTCGCAGGGGCTCGACACCACCCTGTACACGATCCTCACGATCATGATCGTGGTCGTCGTGATCAACGCGGTGAACTTCGTCGACGGCCTGGACGGCCTGGCGGCGGGCATCGTCGGGATCGCCGCCGCGGCGACCTTCGCCTACTCGATCGTGCTCCAGCAGACCGCGAGCGGTTCGCGGATCAACGGGACCGCCGCCATCGCGGCGATCCTCATCGGGATGTGCGCCGGTTTCCTGCCGCACAACTTCCACCCCGCCAAGATCTTCATGGGTGACACCGGGGCGATGCTGATCGGCCTGCTGCTGGCCACTTCGATGATCACGATCCTGTCGTCGGTCGAGCCGGACGCGATCGTCGGCAAGATCAACAAGTTCCCGGTGATCCTGCCGCTCGTCCTGCCGATCGCGGTGGTGGTCCTGCCCCTCGCCGACCTGATAATGGCGGTCGTCCGCCGCACGTCGGCCGGACTGTCGCCGTTCGCCCCCGACCGCGGCCACCTGCACCACCGGATGCTCGACATCGGCCACTCCCACCGGCGCAGCGTCCTGATCATGTACGCGTGGACGTTCCTGTTCGCCTTCACGATCGTCGGCCTGTCGATCGTCGGCGTGGGGGTCGTCGTGTTCCCGCTGACGATCGCGTTCGCGGTGGCGGTGCTGGTCATCATGGGCCTGCCGCGGTGGCGGTCGCGCCGCACCCTGGCCCGCGACCAGAAGGCCGTCGCGCACGCGGCCCCGGGAGTGGCCGTCGCCGGCCCCGCCCACCCCGTAAGTTCTGCACGCCCCGCCCGCCCCACGACCTCCGAACACGACACGCTCGTCTTCCCCGTGGTCCCCGCGCCCGCGCCGCCCCTGGCTTCCGGGCGGCACGCGTCCGGCGCGCCCGGGCAGGCCGCGCCCGTCGTGCCCGGGCAGGCCGCGCCCGGGAGGCTTCCGGCGAGCGGCCGGAATCCCTACCCCGGACAGGGCCCCTCGGGTGCCGGAACCATCCCGCCCACGACCTCCGTCACGGACACGCAAACCCTCCGCTGA
- the atpB gene encoding F0F1 ATP synthase subunit A has translation MTPLVLVAEDAFTAPGPSIFDFPPLFEGAPYWLTKPVLFAIVGALLVSALAWSAFANPKLVPRGMQNVGEMGYQFVRDQVARPFLGKDAERWMPLLLSLFFLILLWNFFGVIPLIQIPIASHIAFPIVFAVTIYIIKIYLGIKHQGFGGYFKNMMFPPGLPKAIYFLLAPIEFLSNLIIAPFTHAVRLFANMFAGHLILAFFSAVGFWFLFEKLTPLGAGLGVVGAVMTIAMTGFEMFIQFLQAFLFTLLAAMYIGGSLHADH, from the coding sequence GTGACCCCCCTCGTTCTCGTCGCCGAGGACGCGTTCACGGCGCCGGGGCCGTCGATCTTCGACTTCCCGCCCCTGTTCGAAGGCGCGCCCTACTGGCTGACCAAGCCCGTGCTTTTCGCCATCGTCGGCGCCCTGCTGGTTTCCGCCCTGGCGTGGAGCGCCTTCGCCAACCCGAAGCTCGTCCCCCGTGGCATGCAGAACGTCGGCGAGATGGGCTACCAGTTCGTCCGCGACCAGGTCGCCCGCCCGTTCCTGGGCAAGGACGCCGAGCGGTGGATGCCGCTGCTGCTCAGCCTGTTCTTCCTCATCCTGCTGTGGAACTTCTTCGGCGTCATCCCGCTGATCCAGATCCCGATCGCCTCGCACATCGCGTTCCCGATCGTCTTCGCGGTCACCATCTACATCATCAAGATCTACCTGGGCATCAAGCACCAGGGCTTCGGCGGCTACTTCAAGAACATGATGTTCCCGCCCGGACTGCCGAAGGCGATCTACTTCCTGCTGGCGCCGATCGAGTTCCTGTCGAACCTGATCATCGCGCCGTTCACGCACGCCGTCCGGCTCTTCGCGAACATGTTCGCCGGCCACCTGATCCTGGCCTTCTTCAGCGCCGTCGGGTTCTGGTTCCTGTTCGAGAAGCTCACCCCGCTCGGCGCCGGCCTCGGCGTCGTGGGTGCGGTCATGACGATCGCGATGACCGGCTTCGAGATGTTCATCCAGTTCCTGCAGGCGTTCCTGTTCACGCTGCTCGCCGCCATGTACATCGGCGGCTCCCTGCACGCGGACCACTGA
- the atpE gene encoding ATP synthase F0 subunit C, protein MSVLAEVSGNLGAIGYGLAAIGPGIGVGIIFGQGVQAIARQPEAYGLIRQNMLLGFVLTEALALIGLVAPFIYG, encoded by the coding sequence ATGAGCGTTCTCGCTGAAGTCTCCGGCAACCTCGGCGCGATCGGTTACGGCCTCGCCGCCATCGGCCCCGGCATCGGCGTGGGCATCATCTTCGGCCAGGGCGTGCAGGCGATCGCCCGCCAGCCCGAGGCGTACGGCCTGATCCGCCAGAACATGCTGCTCGGCTTCGTCCTCACCGAGGCGCTGGCCCTCATCGGCCTCGTCGCCCCGTTCATCTACGGCTGA
- a CDS encoding F0F1 ATP synthase subunit B, whose amino-acid sequence MTMAATILAAEANNPLKPHVYELVVGSFAFLVVFLVVGKILTPRIQKTLAERTEVIEGGIKKAEDAQAEAQRTLEQYRAQLAEARQEAARLREEAREQGAQIKAELRDEAQAEARRIIETAHAQIEADRQQALTQLRGEIGRLSTELASRIVGESLEDEARQRRVVDRFLEELEARPEAVR is encoded by the coding sequence ATGACTATGGCAGCTACCATCCTTGCGGCTGAGGCGAACAATCCCCTCAAGCCGCACGTTTACGAGCTGGTCGTCGGCAGCTTCGCCTTCCTCGTCGTCTTCCTCGTCGTCGGAAAGATCCTCACCCCGCGCATCCAGAAGACGCTGGCCGAGCGGACCGAGGTGATCGAGGGCGGCATCAAGAAGGCCGAGGACGCCCAGGCCGAAGCCCAGCGCACCCTGGAGCAGTACCGGGCACAGCTCGCGGAGGCCCGCCAGGAGGCGGCCCGCCTGCGCGAGGAGGCCCGCGAGCAGGGCGCCCAGATCAAGGCAGAGCTGCGCGACGAGGCCCAGGCCGAGGCGCGGCGCATCATCGAGACCGCCCACGCGCAGATCGAGGCCGACCGCCAGCAGGCGCTGACCCAGCTGCGCGGTGAGATCGGGCGGCTGTCCACCGAGCTGGCGAGCCGGATCGTCGGCGAGTCGCTGGAGGACGAGGCCCGCCAGCGCCGCGTCGTCGACCGGTTCCTCGAGGAGCTCGAGGCGCGTCCGGAGGCGGTCCGCTGA
- a CDS encoding F0F1 ATP synthase subunit delta — protein sequence MRGLSRTAIAEVEERFNTAAAAADLGALAEELFAVADLFDREHGLRRGLSDPSRPAGQKESVLRSLLAGKVGDATAEIAAAAVGARWSRAGDLPDALERVGVMSAAAEAESERRLDDVEDELFRFGRILAANPQLRRALSDPAIPAERKSGLLATLLGGKAAPSTVRLVTQAVVHPRGRSLETALEEFGWIVARSRERLVGVVRSAVPLTQQQKQRLAAWLRVTYGRDVHLNVEVDPKVLGGFSVRVGDDYIDTTITGRIEEVRRRLAG from the coding sequence ATGCGCGGCCTCAGCAGGACCGCCATCGCGGAGGTCGAGGAGCGGTTCAACACCGCCGCCGCGGCGGCCGACCTCGGCGCCCTCGCCGAGGAGCTGTTCGCCGTCGCCGACCTGTTCGACCGTGAGCACGGGCTGCGGCGGGGGCTTTCGGACCCCTCCCGCCCGGCGGGGCAGAAGGAGAGCGTGCTGCGCTCCCTGCTGGCGGGCAAGGTCGGCGACGCCACCGCGGAGATCGCGGCCGCCGCCGTCGGCGCCAGGTGGTCCAGGGCCGGCGACCTGCCGGACGCCCTGGAGCGCGTCGGCGTGATGTCCGCGGCCGCCGAGGCCGAGTCGGAGCGCCGCCTCGACGACGTCGAGGACGAGCTGTTCCGCTTCGGCCGCATCCTCGCCGCCAACCCGCAGCTGCGCCGCGCGCTCAGCGACCCGGCCATCCCGGCCGAGCGCAAGAGCGGCCTGCTCGCCACGCTGCTCGGCGGAAAGGCCGCGCCCTCCACCGTACGGCTCGTCACGCAGGCCGTCGTGCATCCGCGAGGACGTAGCCTGGAGACGGCGCTGGAGGAGTTCGGCTGGATCGTCGCGCGGTCGCGCGAGCGCCTCGTCGGCGTGGTCCGCAGCGCGGTCCCGCTCACGCAGCAGCAGAAGCAGCGGCTCGCGGCCTGGCTGCGAGTCACTTACGGGCGAGACGTCCACCTGAACGTCGAGGTGGACCCGAAGGTGCTCGGTGGGTTCTCCGTGCGGGTCGGAGACGACTACATCGACACCACGATCACCGGACGTATCGAAGAAGTCCGCCGCCGGTTGGCCGGCTGA
- the atpA gene encoding F0F1 ATP synthase subunit alpha gives MAELTIRPDEIRDALERFVQAYEPEGAAREEIGTVVDAGDGIAHVSGLPSAMANELLEFENGTRGLALNLDVREIGTVVLGDFSGIEEGQQVRRTGEVLSVPVGDDFLGRVVDPLGNPLDGKGAIQAEARRALELQAPSVVQRQPVKEPLQTGLKAIDAMTPIGRGQRQLIIGDRGTGKTAIAVDTILNQKENWLSGDPSRQVRCIYVAVGQKGSTIAQVRGRLEEAGAMEYTTIVAAPASDPAGYKYIAPYTGSALGQHWMYQGKHVLIVFDDLTKQADAYRAVSLLLRRPPGREAFPGDVFYLHSRLLERCAKLSADMGGGSMTGLPIIETKGNDVSAFIPTNVISITDGQCFLETDLFNAGVRPAINVGVSVSRVGGSAQVKAMRKVAGTLRLSLSQYRDLEAFAAFASDLDAASRAQLERGARLVELLKQPQYSPFPVEKQVVSVWAGTTGELDDVPIEDIRRFEAEFLDYLGSAQKGVFDSIRETRELADDTVTALKDAITEFKKGFTTSSGELLVRDEPVEALDASQVGQEKVVRHVRKAEAK, from the coding sequence ATGGCGGAGCTTACGATCCGGCCGGACGAGATCCGGGACGCCCTTGAGCGCTTCGTCCAGGCGTACGAGCCGGAAGGTGCCGCGCGCGAGGAGATCGGGACCGTCGTCGACGCCGGCGACGGCATCGCCCATGTCTCCGGTCTGCCCTCGGCGATGGCGAACGAGCTGCTGGAGTTCGAGAACGGCACCCGCGGCCTGGCGCTGAACCTCGACGTGCGCGAGATCGGCACGGTCGTCCTGGGCGACTTCAGCGGTATCGAGGAGGGCCAGCAGGTCCGCCGGACCGGCGAGGTCCTGTCGGTGCCGGTCGGCGACGACTTCCTCGGCCGGGTGGTCGACCCCCTGGGCAACCCGCTCGACGGCAAGGGCGCGATCCAGGCCGAGGCGCGCCGCGCCCTGGAGCTGCAGGCCCCCTCGGTCGTCCAGCGCCAGCCGGTGAAGGAGCCGCTGCAGACCGGCCTCAAGGCGATCGACGCCATGACGCCGATCGGCCGCGGCCAGCGCCAGCTGATCATCGGCGACCGCGGCACCGGCAAGACCGCGATCGCGGTCGACACCATCCTCAACCAGAAGGAGAACTGGCTCTCCGGCGACCCGAGCCGCCAGGTTCGCTGCATCTACGTCGCCGTCGGCCAGAAGGGCTCCACGATCGCCCAGGTCCGCGGGCGTCTGGAGGAGGCGGGCGCGATGGAGTACACCACCATCGTCGCCGCTCCCGCGTCCGACCCGGCGGGCTACAAGTACATCGCCCCGTACACCGGTTCGGCCCTTGGTCAGCACTGGATGTACCAGGGCAAGCACGTGCTGATCGTCTTCGACGACCTGACCAAGCAGGCCGACGCCTACCGCGCCGTGTCGCTGCTGCTGCGCCGTCCGCCGGGCCGTGAGGCGTTCCCCGGCGACGTCTTCTACCTCCACTCGCGTCTGCTGGAGCGCTGCGCCAAGCTCTCGGCCGACATGGGCGGCGGCTCGATGACCGGTCTGCCGATCATCGAGACCAAGGGCAACGACGTGTCGGCGTTCATCCCGACCAACGTCATCTCCATCACCGACGGCCAGTGCTTCCTGGAGACCGACCTGTTCAACGCCGGTGTCCGCCCGGCAATCAACGTCGGTGTCTCGGTCTCCCGAGTCGGCGGCTCCGCGCAGGTCAAGGCCATGCGCAAGGTGGCCGGCACGCTCCGCCTGTCGCTGTCCCAGTACCGCGACCTGGAGGCCTTCGCGGCCTTCGCCTCCGACCTGGACGCGGCCTCCCGTGCCCAGCTGGAGCGTGGCGCCCGCCTGGTCGAGCTGCTGAAGCAGCCGCAGTACAGCCCGTTCCCGGTCGAGAAGCAGGTCGTCTCGGTCTGGGCCGGCACCACCGGTGAGCTCGACGACGTGCCGATCGAGGACATCCGGCGCTTCGAGGCCGAGTTCCTCGACTACCTCGGGTCCGCCCAGAAGGGTGTCTTCGACAGCATCCGGGAGACCCGGGAGCTGGCGGACGACACGGTGACCGCTCTCAAGGACGCCATCACGGAGTTCAAGAAGGGCTTCACCACCTCCAGCGGCGAGCTGCTCGTCAGGGACGAGCCGGTGGAGGCGCTGGACGCCAGCCAGGTCGGCCAGGAGAAGGTCGTCAGGCACGTCCGCAAGGCCGAGGCGAAGTAG
- a CDS encoding F0F1 ATP synthase subunit gamma, whose product MGAQLRLLRRRIRSVKSTAKITRAQELIASSRIVKAQQRMQAAVPYEREITHAVSAVLTHTAGVDHPLTVAKERPASAGVLIVTSDRGFAGGYNANVLREAEALKGHLTGRGLTVKPYVVGRKGLTWHRFRSREMFGEWDGFSDNPSYANAKEIADALIQSFKVEDGIDEIHVVYTGFVSMLTQNVIVKRILPLEVEEAETPSEGIPPYYEFEPAAGDVLDTLLPRYIESRIYNALLQSAASEHAARRRAMKSATDNANELIRTFTQQMNQARQAEITQEISEIVGGANALADAAAGKE is encoded by the coding sequence ATGGGTGCCCAGCTGAGACTGCTGCGGCGGCGGATCCGGTCGGTCAAGTCCACCGCGAAGATCACCCGCGCGCAGGAGCTGATCGCCTCGTCGCGCATCGTCAAGGCGCAGCAGCGGATGCAGGCGGCCGTGCCGTACGAGCGGGAGATCACGCACGCGGTGTCGGCGGTTCTGACGCACACCGCGGGCGTCGACCACCCGCTCACGGTGGCCAAGGAGCGGCCCGCCAGCGCGGGCGTCCTGATCGTCACCAGCGACCGCGGCTTCGCGGGCGGCTACAACGCCAACGTCCTCCGTGAGGCCGAGGCGCTGAAGGGCCACCTGACCGGGCGCGGCCTGACCGTGAAGCCGTACGTCGTGGGCCGCAAGGGCCTCACCTGGCACCGCTTCCGCAGCCGGGAGATGTTCGGCGAGTGGGACGGCTTCTCCGACAACCCGTCGTACGCCAACGCCAAGGAGATCGCCGACGCGCTCATCCAGTCGTTCAAGGTGGAGGACGGGATCGACGAGATCCACGTCGTCTACACCGGGTTCGTCTCGATGCTGACGCAGAACGTGATCGTCAAGCGGATCCTGCCGCTCGAGGTCGAGGAGGCGGAGACGCCCTCGGAGGGCATCCCGCCGTACTACGAGTTCGAGCCGGCGGCCGGCGATGTGCTCGACACGCTGCTGCCGCGGTACATCGAGTCGCGTATCTACAACGCGCTGCTCCAGTCGGCCGCGTCCGAGCACGCCGCCCGGCGCCGCGCGATGAAGTCGGCCACCGACAACGCCAACGAACTCATCCGCACGTTCACCCAGCAGATGAACCAGGCGCGCCAGGCCGAGATCACCCAGGAAATCAGCGAGATCGTCGGTGGCGCGAACGCGCTGGCTGACGCCGCAGCGGGGAAAGAGTGA